atcttcttcttctcctctgttTCTGTTGTTGCTTCGATACTTCTGAACGTTTCTCTCAAAAGCGATTTTGATTTAATTCATTTTCTGAACGCAAATTGCTCATATGTTTAGCTCTGAATTGTTTGTCAAGATGAAATTTTATTCAGAGTTTGCCATGGGGAAAATCCTAGGAGAGATAGAAGAGATGTATTTAGCATCAATTCTTGAATATTACCAATTatcagaattttcttttttgtttttaataacTGTATGAACTAAATAGAGGGCGGATTGTTGTGTTTTCAAGTTGGGAAACAGGCTCTTCGTGAATTGGAGATAAGATTGCGTATATTATGATCCAGGGTTGTTGTTTGGTGATGGGGTAATCGATTTGGATCAATCCAGCAGTCCTACGCGACAACAAATCTAGAATTTATGATGTTCCCTACCTGCAACTGGTCTTCCCcagttggggaagatgagttgcaggtttttttttttttttttttttttgggtttcttgcaaggggcaattctgtcagttcactttaaatttttaacagtgttagtcaagaactgacggaatgggtttatttgttatcgttTGCAAAtctcaggggggtacgtagaattttccaaaactggggggtgaaaatatcctttcgtcaaaccttaggggtggtatgtgtaaattttccaacaaaaactcTGAAAACAAAATCCATCAAAGCCGGACCTTCGACTCTAACTCGAGATGCCTCGCGCTTTTATCGTCTCCAAGCCCTGTGATCGAAGCCACTGAATGGAACGCTGCTAATCCATTACACTGGAGCTCACCGCTGCGTGTCTACATCCATCGGAAGATCGCAGCTCGTTTCACCGACACTCGCCCAATAAACCCTTCTCTCTCGTTCGTGCTCCCTGGTCTGATCTTCAACGGAAGAACCACCTTGCTTGCTGTTGATTTGGCCAACATTATTAACTTCGAAGTCCCTTCGATAAGATTTCTCCGCCATTATTGGCTCCAAGTCGGTAGATTTTTGTGATTTCGCCATTTTGTTTCGTCCTTTCAGTTTGATTCTTTTCCCCCAAGTCTTTTAATCATTGTAATTGTCAATGTTCGCATGTAATGTTGCATCATTGATGTTTGTTTTCCCTCCTTCTAGGTATAAAtctgggtttagggtttttatcAGATAATTCGTTTCGGATTGATTCTTGTTTATGTACTGGCTTGTTAGGGTTTTCAGGATTCCATTAATAATTAGGGCTTTTGAGATTCCATCAAGGATTAGGTTTTTTGTAATCTTCTTTTTCGTTTAGAATTGGGGTTTCTCTTTGTGCTTCTTAATTTATCTTTCGAGTGTTTTTTTAAGCTTCGATTTATGTGTTATGGTCTGTATTCTTGTCTCTGTTACTTTGAATGCTGAATTTTTCGCGTGTAAAGTTAAATCATTTATGGTTTTCGATCCTTCGAGGTGGAAATCTGTGTGAGTGTTTTCTCAGATGTTTCGTTTCTCTATTCATTCTTGTTCCTGATCCTGCCCGATTAGGGTTCCCAAGAATTTGCAATTTCTGCCTTATTATTTATAAGTTGCCTCATGAAATGCTTTTTGATATGCACCTCGACAGAACCGGAAAATTAACAGTTCACTTTGTTGTCAGCCCACCTCAGATAATCTTTATACATGCTAACAGGGTTTAAGGTTCAAGAAAGATTGTTCTCAgaaattctgatttttgaatATCACTACTTGTTTCCTATCCCTGAAGTGGCTTCTTTGTTTGTGTATTTATCTTACACCTAATCTTTAAATTGCATGaatgtaaaaacatttaaatGCACAGATGCATTATTTGAAATGAAGATAATGAGTtagaatgagtttttttttatttttttatataaatttatTGAGTTACTGATATGATCTCATAttacttattttaaaaaaaatggccTTGCGTTAGATGACTTTATGATCATATTAAAACCTCATGCTTAACACTTAAACAATATTCCTCGATACAGTAAAATGAAACGAAAATGGTTAATGCTTCCAATCGACCAAATTAGTTATAGAACACCATGAGAACAGAAAAAGGTGGCTGGTTAATAATTCCCTTCAAGGAACTGGGTTTGTAGTTACATGTTATGTTTATATTTATGAAGTCGTGACTCATTGATTTGGGTTCTTATAGATCATTTAAGTAACTTCTGCTGTTtccatttatttttctgttgcaACTTTCTGGTTAGTGATGAAATTGCTTCTTTAAGATTGTGTTTTATCTAGGGAGTTATATCTCTTCTAATCATGTGTTGAAGTGATACTCAGAGGACTTTATTGTGGGCTTTTGACATAGGTAAAAAGGCTAGCTACTCATGGCagagagggaggagggagaCGAGGAATTGCCAAGGGATGCAAAGATAGTGAAATCATTACTGAAATCAATGGGTGTCCGGGAATATGAGCCCCGTGTGGTGCACCAGTTCCTGGAACTGTGGTATCGGTATGTTGGTGATGTTTTGACTGATGCCTTGGTGTACTCTGAGCATGCTGGCAAGCCTGCAATTGACTGTGAGGATATCAAGCTTGCCATCCAGACAAAAGTTAACTTCAGCTTCTCACAACCCCCTCCTCGAGAGGTAATCTTTTGCATTGATTCTTGAAAACTAATTCTTGTTGTTCCCAATAGATAGTTATCTGTCCTGCACAGGCACTTCGGTGGCTTATGAATGCTTAAGATTGAATTACTACAAAATCTCAAACACAGCAATTTTTTCTGTGTAACTATTCCTAGGCTTGGTTTCTAATTCTGACATGAACATAATAATTCTCAAACTGTGCAGAGTTGATTTTTCTGCCATTTCAGATCCTTGAAGACTAGTTAGGTGGTTACAGTGCATTGGGTTATATTCTTATTCAGCATTAGATCCGTAGgtgaattttcaaaatttatggAGTTGATTGGGGAAACAAGATTTGTGTACTGATAAATTGTTTCTACCATCACACCGGTTCCTTTTGATTTGGTTCCTCTTCCGCTTCCTTCCTGTTCCCTCCCCAAGTCAAGATATGGTATGATCATGGAGAGaccaccccctccccccggcccaacaaaaaaaaagcccACACACATGCACACTCTGAGACCTAGCATGAGATGTTGAACAAAAATACCGATTCATCCCTCCCAACGCAGCATATAACTCTCTGTTGTTCCCCCCTTACTAACTATAGCAAGTCTTTGTGAAATAACTCCcatgaggagagaaaagaaggtgTGAGGCTTGATGACCTATTATAACTCTCTTAATATCCTTTTTTGAACCTATTTGTACCAATCATTCTTCTTACAGCTAGATCCAATCTCCTACTCcgtgcaaaaaagaaaaaaatatttcatgttCCTCCTTTCAGGAAGGGGTGAGGCTTGATGACCTATTGACTGCAGTTTTCTCCAGATCTCCGGAACagcatttaaaagaaaaagtccTCAGGAAAagcatttaaaaaataaaaaatagaaggcTCGAATGGTACGATCCAGGATAAGAAGGCGTAACTGAACGCAGAAAATATACATAAAAGGCCAGGGCAGTATagtacctatcaaaaaaaaaaagacttatcCAAGGAGGACGCAACAGGTgaacaagaaagaggaaaatcCAATGACCTCACCTAGCAACAAGAGGAAATGATCAAGAAAATATATGGAGGACCATCTGCGTACTTTCTTTGATTAAGCCGAGTTTGAGTGGGCATTGGGAAAGTAAGGACCTCAGAAGCCCAAAGGACCTCTTGAAGCACTTTGTCCAAAATCACAGCCTGCCTACACTGCACAAGCAAGTATGTTCTGGCAATCTGCTTATGCTCCACCAGAAGATGATGAAAGTGGTGGCAGTAACAATGCTAATTCTGAGGATCAGAATGGCCATGAAGTGATTGGTGAGGGCACAAAAAGGTGATTTCAGGCCCTTCCCTCGGAATTGAAGGGCAAGTGTTAACAAGTGGCTGGTGCATTCTAGTATTTGGCCCATTGCAGTGCAGTGTGCAAAGTTCTCTTAGTTTTAAGCCCAAAGATAGTTTTGGTTATTTCTTGTTGATTAACAGACCAGTCTTGTTATTTGACAAGAAAAAGAATCCCTTTGGAATTATTTGGAGCCGGTCAAGTTGGATGGGTGTTGGAGATTTACAAGAACACTCACTAGATGCTTAATATGCTTGAGGATAATATGAGTGTATATTGTCTATAATTCTttacaacaacatagccttatttcaactaaatggggtcggccacatTTACTAGATGCTTAATATGCTTGAGGATAATATGAGTGTATATTGTCTACAATtctttacaacaacaacatagccttattccaactaaatgggtttggCCACATTTACTAGTTGCTTAATATGCTTGAGGATAATATGAGTGTATATTTTCTATAATtctttacaacaacaacaacatagccttatcccaactaaatgggattggTCACATGGATGGGTGTTTTAGATTTACAAGAACACTCACTAGATGCTTAATATGCGAGGATAGTATGAGTGtatattttctatatttctttacaacaacaacatagccttatcccaactaaatggggtcggccacatggatccttgctttCCAATCAAGGATCTAATGATCTAATTTTGTCAGGTTCTTAATATTTGTCAGGTTCTACTCTGGTATAAAGGTAATGATCTAATGATTTGTAATGAATGTAACAGGTTCTACTCGAGTTGGCTAGGAACAGGAACAAAGTCCCATTACCAAAGTCTATTGCAGGGCTGGGGATCCCGCTCCCACCTGAACAGGACACATTGATCAGCCCAAATTACCAGCTTGCGATGCCCAAGAAGCAGATTTCTCGAACAGTTGAAGAaacagaggaagatgaagaggcAACTAACCCAAATCCTCCTCAAGAATCAACAGACATGCAGCAGCAAACTCCCCAAAGGGTATCATTCCCCCTTCAGGCAAAGCGTCCAAGGTAGGGTTTTCAACAAGTCAAACTAGACAGCTTGTTCGTGAATTTGGTTCAAGCAGTGGCGCAGCTTGTTTATGGGTATATGTTCTGTATATTGTGTATGAATTCTAAATATTCATTCTGAAGAAAAGTAGGTTAGTTTTGATATTTGAtggttcattttcagttttgtaCTGCTGTGGCTTGCCAAATACCGCCAGCATGTTTGCCTGAGTTTGTGCCGCATGTGGGTGTGGAAAGCAGGCAAAAGAGCCTGTAAAATTGGTAAAAAGTATAGGTTGATGTTACCCTTCTACATACTTGAATCCTGTCTTACAAAACCTCATTCCAACTATGCCATCAGGCTTcaacccctccctcccccccccccccccctcccaaaaaaaaaacctccagaATTAGCATTGCTTTTTTAGCTTTCCAACCAGAgttcaaataatttgtaaccttattattattttttttaatccttttatAACACATTTTTTGGCCAAATGCTGTCATTTCACACGTGTATTCTAAAAACACGTGTGTGGTAATAACAACTGTAGAAAATATAAGAGTAATTCattatcaaataatttttgaaactttttttttatctctgaATTAAAGAATTTTTAGAAATTAGACAAGGATAATCAATAGAAGTTAGATTTTTCGAATACACTAGTAGGGATGTCCTTATGTTTGGAAGTCAAGaaaagtcaagaaaagaaaaacataattgGACAAATTCAAGATGACACATTGAAGAGTTATTGtgattttctctccttttttttttaaaaaaaaaattttaaaattttcttttcgtttttttttttgtgtggggccggggtttgggggggggggggggtgggaatagctttaaattttttttttaatagtttctTTTATGTACTTGCCTTCCAAACATAGCTTGGAGTTGTCTTAAACTTTTGATTTAATCCAATCTCCTACGTTGAGAGGAAAAGCTTTTTGCACTATAACTCAAAAGCAGATCCTGCATACTCCGACCAATCCTGGTCTTCTACTACCGAGCTGCCTGGTAGGACTGTGTTGTGCAGACACAGTAAGGCGGAAAATATCTGCCTTACCCCCGTAAGGCGGGAAATGTCCATCTTATCCCTGCCccagtgggggtaaggcggacattttctgccttgctgtgtctgcGCTGcatggtcctgccgggcagctcggcagtagaggatccaaattgatacTGGGACTCTCTCCTTATAACCCAAAAGCTTGCAGCATTATAACTCAAAACTAGGAATTTTGTGTAGATCCGACCAACACATATTCCTATAGAGAAATTTATGGATTTAGATCTTCTACGGTCTCCCTTATAGCAGCCATCTTCTGGCCCTGCAATTTGGACATGACACGTGTAAAACAGTTAATCCAACGgttgtttttgaaaaaattgaagAGTTTAAGTTAAAAGCTGTTAAAGGTCTTGCAAACCAAACGGATCGGTCGCCCAAACCAAACCGGTCATGGTCCAGCTCAGTTTTAATTGAAACCCAGTATGCTGAATCCCAATGATTTTTCTAACCGAGCCGAGCTCCCTCCTCTGAATCCTTTCGAACCCAaaccttccttcttcctctgaATCTTGGGTGAAGAAATCACCTCTCTTCTTTGTGTGTAGCCCAAACCGACCTTCTTCATCCTCTGGCTGACGAACCTCGAAGGTGAGAACTCAAACTTTTCTATCGGATCTGGGAAAGAATTGAAAGGCTTGAAAGCTCCAAATTGCTGTGGGAGAGAGAACTTACATTGCCATTTCAGGCCCTTTCTGGATTTTCCCACAGCAGTTTGAGAAATTGCCATGAACCGAATGCATAACTCTTGAATAATTTCTTAGCCTTAACCTTCCATAAACCATTATAGTACTTGTTCCcggatcttcttttttttgttttgggtgaaGTGCCCCTTCCAAAGTATCCTTGTTGGACAGGGTCATTATTACTCCCAATATTCTCTATTGTGGGAAGTTGGTAATACCCTCCACTCGTCCCCAATATCTTCTGCGGCGTGCTGCTCGTAGTGGTCTTAGCGGCGCAGACACAGGGCCACGCACAATGTCtcccttacccctgcccaagcaggggtaaggcggacattacATGTGGCCCAGTGTCTGCACTGCTAAGGCCGGGCAGGGGTAAGGGAGACATTGTGCGTGGTCCTAAGTCTGCGCCGCTAGGGCCACTACGATCAGCACGCCATAGAGGATCTGTATTGCCCCCATCTGAGGTTAattgtgggtgaaggaaaactcgttTTGTATGTaatatctttttttcttccatttctcgTCTCTGTTTTCCATTCGTGAGAGTTCAAACGATGTTTTTCGTCTCCTTTTGTGGTCGTTTGTAAATAATCAATGTTGGTGTTTGTCTTGGGTTTATTTTCTTTGGGCCCTTTTTAAAGGCTCATAGTTTTAGCCCACCTCTTGTCAATATTTAACCCCGTCCTCCaatttttttgacctttttcattttccctttcttccttcCAATGGTTCAGTTCCTTCCCTGTTTCCCCTATCGAGGCTGCCTCCAAAGTCTCTGCACATCGTTGTGCAGAGGGGTGATCTTCCTCCTTCGACCATCTCTTCCCCTTGCATGGTTCATGAATCCCCTTCTAAGCATGGTTTGGAGATCGCTTAGTCTACTGATTCCAAGGTGACAAGGCCAAGATTATCATTGCATCAAATATGGTTCTTCATCTAAGAAGTGTGTTACGTGCGagataatctgaaaataaaataaaataaaagagaaatagtagggatagaaagagaagaagagagagataaatttgggatagagtttTGCTTTATAGACGAAGCAATGGCGTCCTGGCGCAATTGGGAGGTTGCCaatcctctctcaagataaactcaagaattaacaaatatttttctcattcctttctactttttcatacatcaataaatacacGGCTAATAGTAACTACCCACTTCCCCACTCCTGCAATTTCTCTCAACTCCTAAAATATTTCCCTAAATTTATCCCACTtttaataactacatataataaaTAACCACCATCCCGTAGatacatataattaataataactaACTATAATCACAAAGAGCTACACCTAAATAAAAATCGACACATAACATTCCATCCCCCTAAATTTTCGTCTTGTCCTCAAGGCCactaaattacaaataaaaataaaaaacaattccACCCGGATCCCAAATCTTATGGCCACAAACTTGTCGGTCCAACAATACCAACATTTGAAAAACCTGATGAAAAACTTGTACGGATTCGAGACGGTCAATCTCTGTTGAACAAATCGCTTCCATCCAGCCGTTGAATAGAGGAGGATACACCCGCATAGACCCGGGACGGTCGATTTCCTCCGTCATgcctggctttgataccacttgttacGTGCGagataatctgaaaataaaataaaataaaagagaaatagtagggatagaaagagaagaagagagagataaatttgggatagagtttTGCTTTATAGACGAAGCAATGGCGTCCTGGCGCAATTGGGAGGTCGTCaatcctctctcaagataaactcaagaattaactaatatttttctcattcctttctactttttcatacatcaataaatacacGGCTAATAGTAATTACCCACTTCCCCACTCCTACAATTTCTCTCAACTCCTAAAATATTTCCCTAAATTTATTCCACTtttaataactacatataataaaTAACCACCATCCCGTAGatacatataattaataataaattaataataactaACTATAATCACAAAGAGCTACACCTAAATAAAAATTGACACATAACATTCCATCCCCCTAAATTTTCgtcttgtcctcaagaccactaaattacaaataaaaataaaaaacaattccACCCGGATCTCAAATCTTGTTTGGGTAATTCCCAAGTTGCTTCCGCCAATTGCCAATATTATGGCCACGAACTTGTCGGTCCAACAATACCAACATTTGAAAAACCTGATGAAAAACTCGTACGGATCCGAAACGGTCAATCTCTGTTGAACAAATCACTTCCATCCAGCCGTTGAATAGAGGAGGATACACCTGCATAGACCCGGGactgtagacaccacattttgacaccttggaagtgtgtctaggcaatgatggtcaaggacgtaactcgtgtggtgactgaatggcaagaattaccaaattacccctacctcactttttgtaaccaaactgtcccaaatagagcctaaacccctaacatagccgtatttaaccattttaagtccacatttgaagtttcacccaaatccaacacctttgtgAAAATGATCGTTTTGCCCCTGACACGATTCTCGGTATCTGGATCACCCGATTTAGTctgaaacactttggatgacctcatttggtcatattaagctttcacgtaaagtttcggccaaatcgggtaacttttatgaaaaatgaccgttttgcccctggcatggttcttggtacccgagccacccgatgtgacctgaaaccatttggataattttatttcgtcatattgtgcttacatgtaaaatttcatgtaattttggtatcatttggaccttgatcggtgtgaaacaccatttatgtgctttccttGATATCCAtgccatttttaggcaaaatccagccatatctgccacacggatggaaagtacggGTTGAGACCTTTGCGAAAATATGTGGCACGTCAAAATCGGCCACATGGATTGggagatattagcatttgaacgtggacctttaaaatggaatctttaaatggtttattaaaaaaaggtgggtcaaactgagttgacccgaaccgagtcaacccagtctgACCTGGCCCAGCTGGACTGTCAGCAGGGGACAagcccccaccatttaggctaaGCCACACATGGCCCCATGCCCAGTTGCCTGAGCCAGGGTAAGGCTGCACCGGCCTAGGCTGCCCAGCAGACCTaagcacacgcaagcccagcgagcccatcactcaccttatccccaaccattaaggccccaagggtctttgagaccttttctagaacagattttctcctataaataggaggccatttggagggtctagggacagagaaaaattagtgaaaaattaccttcacaCAGTCCTTGATCCTCTCTTTCCAAACATCGTGTTCTCATCCATAGGTTATGCTTCATTACTGATATAAAATTCcgtaaataccccttcttcaccactcttaccattcggagcaaccacacttggagcggcttttggaggtttccgACGACTATTTACGGTCACAcaaggttactcaagctgagcctaggcacttccacgcttcaagggtatttttccatatattttacttatttttaagcatttgttttgattttctttacaccaaaggttgtttttcagttataaaaatgttaaaaataattcaagagtgataaaaatatgaaattttcagggatgatgcttgtcactatgtttgacattcattaattttcttaagctccaaatcattttttttgtgacatttttgcctctgtaaaggatttcggattatgtaaaatctaaacatgtgggtgggtatttggacaaaagtgttatgaccatgttaaagatcatattttgattagtgggaatgggctctggtttgatacaattcggatctgtgatggggattttgtatttttctttgctttcccttcttttttagcatttcagaaaatattaaaaataatataaatgcataaaaattcacaaaaaaattatggaatacatatttcatcatgcttgattttatggaatcattatccactgacatgcatgtttgataatttttatacatttcccatctcatttaggggtataaatg
The sequence above is a segment of the Telopea speciosissima isolate NSW1024214 ecotype Mountain lineage chromosome 7, Tspe_v1, whole genome shotgun sequence genome. Coding sequences within it:
- the LOC122669720 gene encoding transcription initiation factor TFIID subunit 9, which produces MAEREEGDEELPRDAKIVKSLLKSMGVREYEPRVVHQFLELWYRYVGDVLTDALVYSEHAGKPAIDCEDIKLAIQTKVNFSFSQPPPREVLLELARNRNKVPLPKSIAGLGIPLPPEQDTLISPNYQLAMPKKQISRTVEETEEDEEATNPNPPQESTDMQQQTPQRVSFPLQAKRPR